The following are encoded together in the Phaseolus vulgaris cultivar G19833 chromosome 9, P. vulgaris v2.0, whole genome shotgun sequence genome:
- the LOC137821232 gene encoding chitinase-like protein 2, which yields MSPTWVFVLSVAAMLVAGNGQPSVKPVVKTVKGKKVCDKGWECKGWSAYCCNETISDYFQTYQFENLFAKRNSPVAHAVGFWDYRSFITAAALYQPLGFGTTGGTTNGQKEVAAFLGHVGSKTSCGYGVATGGPLAWGLCYNKELSPDKLYCDEYYKLTYPCSPGAAYHGRGAIPLYWNYNYGKAGEALKVDLLNHPEYIEQNATLAFQAAMWQWMTPPEKHLPSPHDVFVGKWKPTKNDTLSKRVPGFGATINLLYGDQTCGQGSDNEAMNNIISHYLYYLDLMGVGREEAGTNEVLSCAEQKAFKPSAAPSSSSN from the exons ATGAGCCCAACATGGGTTTTTGTGCTGAGTGTTGCGGCTATGTTGGTGGCTGGGAATGGACAACCATCAGTGAAGCCAGTGGTGAAGACTGTGAAGGGGAAGAAGGTGTGTGACAAAGGGTGGGAGTGCAAGGGTTGGTCTGCTTATTGCTGCAATGAGACCATCTCTGACTACTTCCAGACCTACCAGTTTGAGAACCTCTTTGCAAAGCGCAATTCGCCAGTGGCACATGCTGTTGGATTCTGGGACTACCGTTCTTTTATCACTGCTGCAGCTCTGTATCAGCCTCTTGGCTTTGGCACCACCGGAGGAACCACCAATGGCCAGAAGGAGGTTGCAGCTTTCCTTGGCCATGTTGGCAGCAAAACCTCTT GTGGTTATGGGGTGGCTACTGGGGGACCCTTAGCCTGGGGTTTATGCTACAACAAAGAATTGAGTCCTGATAAACTCTACTGCGATGAATACTACAAATTGACCTACCCTTGCTCTCCTGGTGCAGCATACCATGGTCGTGGTGCCATTCCACTTTACTG GAACTACAACTATGGAAAAGCTGGGGAAGCCTTGAAGGTGGATCTGTTGAACCATCCAGAATACATAGAACAAAATGCCACCCTAGCCTTCCAGGCTGCAATGTGGCAGTGGATGACCCCACCTGAGAAGCACCTACCATCACCTCATGATGTGTTTGTTGGGAAATGGAAACCCACCAAGAATGACACATTGTCCAAAAGGGTACCTGGATTTGGTGCCACAATAAACTTGCTCTATGGGGACCAAACTTGTGGGCAGGGATCTGATAATGAGGCCATGAACAACATCATTTCTCACTATCTTTATTACCTTGATCTCATGGGTGTTGGCAGAGAAGAGGCAGGGACTAATGAAGTTCTCTCCTGTGCTGAACAAAAGGCTTTCAAGCCCTCTGCTGCACCATCTTCTTCCTCAAATTGA